One stretch of Nocardia mangyaensis DNA includes these proteins:
- a CDS encoding ATP-grasp domain-containing protein, producing the protein MSPTVAIVDIYAPTLPLAQAFLDAGARVVRVQSTVDVPPAYRARPDLSSFVADIVHRGDFSATRDAVAAHRPDFVITGGETGVELADRLSESLGLPTNGSALSAARRDKFIQNETLRLAGIRATRQVLVSDEQKLRAWHGEIGGRVVVKPVRSAGNDGVRFCATPDDSVAAYREIHGSTNVFGRSNDAVVAQEYLVGTEYAVNTVSSHGRHRVTDIWRYAKMTVNGVVDRHAGVFSTPAEQVPELIGYARAVLDALGVHHGPAHLEIMLTPDGPCLVEAGIRLCGGGAAYYAHLAGGESQLEWTVDAYLHPQRFEREYVRPNSIERHVVMAYLTSPVEGVLEDYPLLEQVRALPSFHQEHLSVRPGEQLPRTVDDCTEPLMVGLAHSVAQVVADDFRAVNYLDGPGFYRVRT; encoded by the coding sequence TTGAGCCCCACTGTTGCCATTGTGGACATCTACGCTCCGACACTGCCGTTGGCACAGGCGTTTCTGGACGCGGGTGCGCGCGTGGTGCGTGTGCAGAGCACCGTCGATGTCCCACCCGCCTATCGCGCCAGGCCGGATCTGAGCAGCTTCGTCGCCGACATCGTCCATCGCGGCGACTTCTCTGCGACGCGCGACGCGGTCGCCGCCCACCGACCCGACTTCGTCATCACCGGCGGAGAAACGGGCGTCGAGTTGGCCGACCGGCTCAGCGAGTCACTGGGATTGCCCACCAACGGCAGTGCGCTCAGTGCCGCACGCCGGGACAAGTTCATCCAGAACGAGACCTTGCGTCTCGCGGGGATTCGCGCCACGAGGCAGGTGCTGGTTTCCGATGAGCAGAAGCTGCGGGCGTGGCACGGCGAGATCGGCGGCCGGGTCGTGGTGAAGCCGGTGCGCAGCGCGGGCAACGACGGAGTTCGCTTCTGCGCCACACCGGATGACTCGGTCGCCGCCTACCGCGAGATCCACGGCAGTACCAATGTGTTCGGACGATCCAACGACGCTGTTGTCGCCCAGGAGTACCTGGTCGGCACCGAGTACGCCGTGAACACGGTCAGTTCCCACGGTCGCCACCGTGTCACCGACATCTGGCGGTACGCCAAGATGACGGTCAACGGTGTCGTCGACCGGCACGCGGGGGTGTTCTCCACCCCGGCCGAGCAGGTACCGGAACTGATCGGCTACGCCCGCGCCGTTCTCGACGCGCTGGGCGTGCACCACGGTCCCGCACACCTCGAGATCATGCTGACCCCCGACGGTCCCTGCCTGGTAGAGGCCGGAATCCGACTCTGCGGTGGTGGCGCCGCGTATTACGCGCACCTCGCCGGCGGCGAGTCGCAGCTGGAATGGACGGTCGACGCCTATCTGCACCCGCAGCGATTCGAGCGGGAGTACGTGCGGCCGAACAGCATCGAACGGCATGTCGTGATGGCGTATCTGACCTCGCCGGTCGAGGGGGTGCTCGAGGACTACCCGCTGCTCGAGCAGGTGCGGGCGCTGCCGAGTTTCCACCAGGAGCACCTGTCGGTGCGGCCGGGCGAGCAGCTTCCCCGCACGGTCGATGACTGCACCGAACCGTTGATGGTCGGCCTGGCCCACTCGGTCGCCCAGGTCGTGGCCGACGACTTCCGTGCGGTTAACTACCTCGACGGGCCGGGCTTCTATCGGGTGCGGACGTGA
- a CDS encoding ABC transporter ATP-binding protein, translating to MSPLLEIDDLTVTFTHRSGRTRAVDGLTLTVAARESLALVGESGSGKSATALAVMGLLPASARVAGSVRLTGLELLDLPDQEFSRLRGRRVAMVHQDPLGSLTPVLSVGAQVIEALTIHQRGISRHDATHRAVELLDAVGIPAARTRISALPHEFSGGMRQRVGIAMAMANSPELIIADEPTSALDVTVAAQILDLLDDVRTETGAALLLITHDLGVVARSCERVAVMNHGVLVEQGAVETLFTSPASGELRSLLTATTSSAGHGRPAGNPVLRVTGLRKHFTARRGHEVTAVDGVDLDLAAGQALALIGESGCGKTTLLREIIGLRRPAAGTIEVLGRDLAALRRRDRAKLRQHVQMVMQDPTASLNPTMTVADLIAEPLRIHGWSRANARARARELLDLVGLDEDCAERRPARLSGGQRQRVAIARALAPRPRLVLLDEPVSALDMSLRAGIIDLLTELRDQFDLAFLMVSHDLSLTRQAVEHVAVMYLGKVVESGPVGEVLDQPLHPYTRALIAATPTLDVCTARARRAAVLTGECPDPGAKSDRPQGCAFRARCRLYAELPVSERHRCEQLAPSARSVGARRITCHHAVLTPESASWSGSAHRVTPAVQDDDVRARPHVRTR from the coding sequence ATGAGCCCACTGCTCGAAATCGACGATCTGACAGTCACTTTCACCCACCGCAGCGGCCGGACCAGGGCGGTCGACGGTCTCACGCTCACCGTGGCCGCGCGCGAATCCCTCGCCCTGGTCGGTGAGTCGGGGTCGGGCAAATCCGCGACCGCGCTCGCGGTGATGGGGCTGCTGCCCGCCTCTGCCCGCGTCGCGGGATCGGTGCGACTGACCGGCCTGGAACTGCTCGATCTGCCCGACCAGGAGTTCTCGCGGTTGCGAGGGCGCCGGGTGGCGATGGTGCATCAAGATCCTCTCGGCTCGTTGACGCCGGTGCTCTCGGTCGGCGCTCAGGTCATCGAGGCGCTCACCATCCACCAACGCGGCATCAGCCGACACGACGCGACCCACCGCGCTGTCGAGCTGTTGGACGCGGTGGGCATCCCCGCCGCACGAACCAGGATCTCGGCACTGCCACACGAGTTCTCCGGCGGCATGCGCCAACGGGTCGGCATCGCCATGGCCATGGCCAACAGCCCCGAGCTGATCATCGCCGACGAACCGACCAGCGCGCTCGATGTCACCGTCGCGGCCCAGATTCTCGATCTGCTCGATGATGTGCGCACCGAGACCGGTGCCGCGTTGCTGCTCATCACCCATGACCTCGGTGTGGTGGCACGCTCCTGCGAACGCGTCGCGGTCATGAACCACGGGGTGCTCGTCGAGCAGGGCGCGGTGGAAACCCTGTTCACCTCGCCCGCCAGCGGTGAGCTGCGCTCCCTGCTGACCGCCACGACGTCCTCGGCCGGCCACGGGCGGCCCGCCGGGAACCCGGTGCTGCGGGTCACCGGCCTGCGCAAACACTTCACCGCACGCCGCGGCCACGAGGTCACCGCGGTCGACGGCGTCGACCTCGATCTCGCTGCCGGACAGGCACTGGCGCTGATCGGCGAATCAGGCTGCGGGAAGACGACATTGCTGCGTGAGATCATCGGCCTGCGCCGGCCGGCGGCGGGCACGATCGAGGTTCTCGGGCGCGATCTCGCCGCTCTGCGACGGCGCGATCGCGCGAAACTGCGCCAACACGTGCAGATGGTCATGCAGGATCCGACCGCTTCGCTGAACCCGACGATGACCGTGGCCGATCTCATCGCCGAACCCCTGCGCATCCACGGGTGGTCACGCGCGAACGCCCGTGCCCGAGCCCGCGAACTCCTGGATCTGGTCGGCCTGGACGAAGACTGCGCCGAGCGACGGCCCGCACGCCTGTCCGGCGGGCAACGCCAACGGGTGGCAATCGCGCGCGCCCTCGCGCCCAGACCGCGCCTGGTGCTGCTGGACGAACCGGTGTCGGCGTTGGACATGTCGCTGCGCGCGGGGATCATCGACCTGCTCACCGAGCTGCGCGACCAGTTCGATCTGGCGTTTCTGATGGTCTCCCACGATCTCTCGCTCACCAGGCAGGCCGTCGAACACGTCGCGGTCATGTACCTGGGGAAAGTGGTGGAATCGGGTCCGGTCGGCGAGGTCCTCGACCAGCCCCTGCATCCCTACACGCGGGCACTCATCGCCGCCACCCCCACTCTGGACGTGTGCACCGCGCGAGCACGACGCGCGGCGGTACTCACCGGCGAGTGTCCCGATCCGGGCGCCAAGTCCGACCGGCCGCAAGGATGCGCGTTCCGGGCACGGTGTCGGCTCTACGCCGAACTTCCTGTCTCCGAACGCCATCGGTGTGAGCAGCTGGCGCCGTCAGCACGATCGGTCGGTGCCCGGCGGATCACCTGTCACCACGCGGTCCTCACGCCCGAGTCGGCGTCCTGGTCCGGTTCGGCGCATCGGGTCACGCCAGCGGTGCAGGACGACGACGTGCGAGCCCGACCTCACGTCCGCACCCGATAG
- a CDS encoding ABC transporter permease → MIDGAVSLRAALRRRPGVFFGAAVLILLAIAAFVGPHLLPHSHTQQDLTNILGPPSPAHPLGTGRLGEDVLALCLRGLQKSLVIGLLAAVLTTVLAAAIGTVAGYLGGKTDRALMTVVDILLVLPPILVVAVLSPALRGQSWLVLIVLISAFQWMLTSRVVRARARSLRTSGFVIAAENMGASTARIITRHMLPQMAPLLIIDCTMNVATAVLTEAGLSYFGFGVQPPDVSLGTLVATGTGSALTFPWVFVAPVGFLAATVLATAVLGEGLRDDERTP, encoded by the coding sequence ATGATCGATGGTGCGGTATCCCTGCGAGCGGCCCTGCGCCGACGTCCCGGTGTGTTCTTCGGTGCCGCCGTCCTGATCCTGCTGGCAATCGCCGCGTTCGTCGGTCCGCATCTACTGCCTCACAGCCACACCCAGCAAGACCTCACCAACATCTTGGGCCCGCCCTCCCCGGCGCACCCACTCGGAACAGGACGCCTCGGCGAAGACGTGCTCGCACTGTGTCTTCGAGGGCTGCAGAAGTCACTGGTGATCGGGTTGCTCGCCGCGGTACTCACCACCGTGCTGGCCGCGGCGATCGGCACCGTCGCGGGCTATCTCGGCGGAAAGACCGACCGTGCCCTCATGACGGTTGTCGACATCTTGCTGGTGTTGCCGCCGATCCTGGTGGTCGCCGTGCTCTCCCCCGCCCTGCGCGGGCAGTCCTGGCTGGTGCTGATCGTGCTGATCTCGGCATTTCAATGGATGCTGACCTCGCGCGTGGTGCGGGCACGGGCACGGAGTCTGCGCACCTCGGGGTTCGTCATCGCCGCGGAGAACATGGGCGCCTCGACCGCCCGGATCATCACCAGACACATGCTGCCGCAGATGGCGCCGCTGTTGATCATCGACTGCACCATGAATGTCGCCACCGCCGTACTCACCGAAGCCGGGCTGAGCTACTTCGGTTTCGGCGTCCAACCACCCGATGTCTCCCTCGGCACGCTGGTGGCCACGGGAACCGGCTCGGCCCTGACCTTTCCGTGGGTGTTCGTGGCGCCGGTCGGCTTCCTCGCGGCCACCGTGCTGGCCACCGCGGTCCTCGGCGAAGGCTTGCGCGACGATGAGAGGACCCCATGA
- a CDS encoding ABC transporter permease, whose product MTTRGDGRLLAPASPTLRMARRLGIRLAGWAGLCFAAVLLTYTLASLTFDPLADLRTTQPPTPQTVLDARAAELGLDQPIPTRFLTWVAAVPSGDFGVTVAGHDISEQVGQRAGASLRLFLPGSAAAVVLGIAFGLWGALRAGRFSDTASMTIALVLLAIPVFVLGTVLKILWLPINEAAGTDLLPFSGERTPGSDLTGWAAMTDRLRHLILPTVTIALPQIAFYSRFQRAAMLEVLDSEFLRAARARGLTRFGAIRTHGLRMALIPMTALIAFSFGLHLAGGVFTERIFGWHGLGDWLMSAVEHQDAMVVATATLLMAILVVTVGWIAEIALAVLDPRTRT is encoded by the coding sequence GGGCCGGATTGTGTTTCGCCGCAGTCCTGTTGACCTACACCCTCGCCTCACTGACCTTCGATCCGCTCGCTGACTTGCGCACCACACAGCCCCCGACACCGCAGACGGTTCTCGACGCGCGTGCCGCCGAACTCGGTCTCGACCAGCCCATCCCCACTCGCTTTCTCACCTGGGTCGCGGCGGTGCCGTCCGGTGATTTCGGCGTGACCGTGGCTGGTCACGACATCTCCGAGCAGGTGGGGCAACGAGCCGGTGCGAGTCTTCGGCTGTTCCTGCCCGGCAGTGCGGCCGCGGTGGTGCTCGGCATCGCGTTCGGATTGTGGGGAGCGCTGCGGGCAGGCCGCTTCTCCGATACCGCGTCGATGACGATCGCCCTTGTGCTGCTGGCGATCCCGGTGTTCGTCCTCGGTACCGTACTGAAGATTCTCTGGCTCCCGATCAACGAGGCCGCGGGTACCGACCTGCTGCCGTTCAGCGGCGAGCGGACACCGGGATCCGACCTGACCGGCTGGGCCGCGATGACCGACCGCCTCCGGCATCTGATCCTGCCCACGGTGACCATCGCACTCCCCCAGATCGCGTTCTACAGCAGATTCCAGCGTGCGGCGATGCTCGAGGTGCTCGACAGCGAGTTCCTGCGCGCGGCGCGCGCCCGCGGGCTGACCCGTTTCGGGGCCATCCGCACCCACGGCCTACGCATGGCGTTGATCCCGATGACCGCGCTGATCGCGTTCAGCTTCGGACTGCATCTGGCCGGCGGTGTCTTCACCGAACGGATCTTCGGCTGGCACGGACTCGGCGATTGGCTCATGAGCGCGGTCGAGCACCAGGACGCCATGGTGGTGGCGACAGCGACGCTGCTGATGGCGATCCTGGTCGTCACCGTCGGCTGGATCGCCGAGATCGCCCTCGCCGTCCTCGACCCACGGACACGAACATGA